The nucleotide sequence GATGTCGAGCAGCTGCTTGATCAGTGCCACGTCGCCGGTGACAGGCCTTACGATCGGGTGTGATGGATAAGGCGCCACCGCCTGCAGCTGCTGCAGGATGGCGCGCACGTCGTTGGGCGCATGCTCGCTGTCGAGCAGCAGCCAGTCGAAGCCGGCGGTGGCGCACAGTTCGGCGGTGTAGGAATTGGCCAGCGACAGCCAGAGGCCGATCTGCGGGTTTTTGGTGGCCAGCGCGGCCTTGAAGCGGTTGTCGTAGCTCATGATGTCTCCACAGTTTTTTGATGTTGTTCAGCCAGGCAGGCGGCGCGCCAGGCTGCCGTGGCGGATGTATTTGATGTTCATGTACTCGTCCAGGCCATAGCGCGATCCCTCGCGGCCATAGCCCGAATCCTTGATGCCGCCAAACGGCGCAATCTCAGTCGACAGCGCGCCGTCATTGACCGCGACCATGCCGGCCTCGATTGCCTCGGCCACTTCCCAGATGCGGTCGATGTCGCGGGAATAGAAATAGGCGGCCAGGCCGAAGGGTGTGGCATTGGCCATTTCCACCACCTCGGCTTCGGTGGCGAAGGACGTCACCGGCACCACCGGTCCGAAAGTTTCCTCGCAGGACATGCGCATTGCGGCGGTGACGTCAGCGACAACGGTAGGCGTGAAGAAGTGCCCGTTGGGCGCGTCCGGGCAGGCATGGCGCTGGCCGCCTACCACCAGCCGCGCGCCCTGCTCCAGCGCATCCTTCAAATGCTGCTCGACCTTCTCTACCGCGCGGGCATTAATTAGCGGGCCGATCTCGGCCCGGCCGCCGGCGGCCGGGCCGATGGTCAGGCTGCCGACCTTCTCAGCCAGCTTGCCGATGAAGCGCTCGTACACGGCCTGCTGCACATAGACCCGGTTGGGGCAGATGCAGGTCTGGCCGGCATTGCGGAACTTCGCCACCATCAGGCCGGCCACCGCGGCATCGATATCGGCATCGTCGAACACGATGAAAGGCGCATTGCCACCCAGTTCAAGCGACAGCCGCTTGAGGGTGCCGGCACTCTCGCGCGCCAGGTGCTTGCCGACCGCGGTGGAGCCGGTGAAGGAAATCTTGCGCACCCGCGCATCGGCCAGCCAGACGTCGGCCAGCGGACCGGCGCGCTCGCGCGAGGTGGTCAGCACATTGATGAGGCCGGCCGGCGCGCCGGCCTGCTGTAAAAGCTTCGCCATGGCCAGCGCGGTGAGCGGCGTATCTTCGGCCGGCTTGCAGACCACGGCGCAACCGGCCGCGATGGCCGGTGCGATCTTGCGGGCCAGCATGGCCATCGGGAAGTTCCATGGCGTGATCGCCGCCACCACGCCGACCGGCTGCCTGATCACCAGCAGCCTGTGGTTCTGACTCTGCTGCGGAATGATGTCACCGTCGGCGCGCTTGGCTTCCTCGGCGAACCATTCGATGTAGGACGCGCCGTAAGCCACCTCGGTGCGGCTTTCCGCCAGCGGCTTGCCCTGCTCCAGCGACATCAGCCGCGCCAGGTCTTCCTGGTTTGCCATCACCAGTCCGTGCCAGCGCTTAAGCAGCGCGGCGCGCTCCTTGGCAACCCCATGGCGGAACACGGCAAAGGCTTTCTGCGCCGCATCCACCGCGGCCTGCGCGTCCTGCGGCGTGCAGTCGGGTACTTCGGCGATCAGCTCGCCGCTGGCGGGATTAGTGACGGCGAGGCGGCGGCCGTCGGCGGCATGGCGCCACTCGCCGTTGATCAGGCTCTGGCTGCACAGCAGCGCGGGGTTGTCGATGTTCAGGGTCATGGCGTGTCATCACAGGAAAGAAGTTAAACGGCGTCGATGCTAAAGGATAGACGCCGGCGGGGCAATGCCGGGATAACGGTCAGCTGACCACGCCCAGGTGCCAGGGGATGAACTCATGGTCGCCCAGGCCCAGCAGTTCGCTCTTAGTCGGGGCGCCGGAAGCGGCGCGCAGGATCTCGTCGAAGATAATTTGGCCCATCTGCTGCATGGTGGCTTCGCCGTCGATCACCAGGCCGCAGTTGATGTCCATGTCTTCCTTCAGGCGCTCGTACATCGCGGTATTGCTGGCCAGCTTGATGGTCGGCGCCGGCTTGGAGCCGAACATCGAGCCGCGGCCGGTGGTGAAGCAGATCAAATTGGCGCCGCTAGCGATCTGGCCGGTGGCGGCCACCGGATCATAGCCGGGCGAGTCCATGAAGACGAAGCCGGCGCGGTCGATCGGCTCGGCGTATTCATACACGCCCTGCAGCGGCGTGGTGCCGCCCTTCATCGCCGAACCAAGCGACTTCTCGAAGATGTTGGCCAGGCCGCCCTGCTGGTTGCCGTGGCCTACCACGCCATTGAACTGCGCATTCTGGCCGCGGGTGTATTCCTTCCACCATTCCAGCCGGTCGAGCAGCTTCTGGCCCACTTCCGGCGATACCGCGCGCCGCGTCAGCATGTTTTCCACGCCGTGGATTTCCGGCGTCTCGGACAGGATCGCGGTGCCGCCATGGCGCACAAGGATGTCCATCGCCGCGCCCAGCGCCGGATTGGCGCTGATGCCGGAAAAGCCATCCGAGCCGCCGCATTCGAGGCCGACCTTGATATGGCTGGCCGGCACCTTCTGCCGCTGCACCGCGTTGGCGGCCGGCAGCATCTCCCTGACCATCGCGATGCCAGCCTCAATGGTCTGGCGGGTGCCGCCGACTTCCTGCATGACCATGGTGCGCAGCAGGCCGTCTTCCTTCAGGCCCTGCGAACTCACCAGATCAGCCACCTGGTTGCGCTCGCAGCCCAGGCCCACGATCAGCGCACCGGCCAGGTTGGGATGGCGCACATAGCCGGCGATGGTCCGGCGCAGCACGTCGAAATGGTAGCTGGGCGAGGACATGCCGCAGCCGCTGGTCTGCGCGAAGGCCACCACGCCGTCCACGTTGGGATAGGCGGCCAGGCGCTCCGGCGTGAACCATTCGGCGATTTTCTTGATCGCGGTGGCCGAGCAATTCACCGACGAGAAGATGCCGATGAAGTTGCGGGTGCCGACCTGGCCGTCGGGCCGCACGATGCCCATGAAGCTGGCGCGCTGCTCTTGCGGCACATAGTCGACCGGCCGCACATCGAGGCCAAAGCCGGGGTCGCGCTCGTATTCGCGCAGCTCGATGTTATGCGAGTGCACATGCTCGCCGGCCTCGATGTCGCGCGAAGCAAAGCCGATGATGGTGTCGTACTTGCGGATCGCGTTTCCCTTGGCGATCGCATGGGCAGCCACCTTGTGACCCGCTGGCACCTGGGCCCGCAGCCGCACGGTGGCGCCGTCGATGTCGATTGGCTGGCCCAGCGAGAGTTGGGCCTTGGCGATCAGCACGTTGTCGGTATCGTGCAGCCTTATTAGGCTGCGGGTGTAGTGGTTATCGGTGACGGTATTCATCTGGCTCTTCATGGGATGCGGGATAACGGGGCCGATCGCGCGGCGATCGTCAACCGTTCTTGATCTGTTCCTTCAGGTTGAGCTTCTCGATCAGGCGCTTTTCATGCACATACTGCGACAGCACGTACTTGCGGTAGTCGTCGGCGTCCTGGTACATCACGGGCGCGTCGATGCGGTCGCAGGCCTGCTTGAATTCCGGGCTCAGGATCGCCTTCTTCAGCGCCACCCGCAGCTTCTCGGCCACCTGCGGCTCCAGCCCGGCCGGCGCGCCGATGCCATTCGGCGCATCCACCACCAGGTTGTAGCCGGCTTCCTTCAGGGTCGGCGCTTTGGCAAAGCGCGGCGGGCGCTGCTCGCCCCAGGTCGCCAGCAGGCGCAGCTTTCCCTGCTCGACATACGGCGCCCAAGAGCTGGAATCGGCCAGCGCATCGACCTGGCCGCCCATTAAGTCGGTCAGGGCCGGCGCGCCGCCCTTGTACGGGATATGGTTCATCTTCGCGCCGGCGGCCAGCAGGAATTCTTCCATGCCGACATGGGTAGCGCCGGCTACGCCGGCACTGGCGAAGGTCAGCTTGCCGGGATTAGCCTTGGCGGCAGCCACCAGGTCAGCCAGCGTCTTGTAAGGCGAGTCGGCGCGCACCACGATGCCGAAGGTCTGGCCGGAAGCGCGAGCAAGATAAGTGAAGTCCTTCAGCGGATCGAAGGTCACCGTGCCGAGCTGCGCAAAGCGGGTCACCGAGATCGGGATCTGGCCGATGGTGTAGCCGTCCGGCTTGGCCACCGCCAACGCGCGGGCGCCGATCATGCCGGAGGCGCCCGCGCGGTTTTCAAACACCACTGGCTGGCCCAGGTGATCCGACAGCACCTTGGCCAGTGCGCGCATGGTGACATCGGCGGTGCCGCCCGCCGGCCACGGGCACAGGAAGGTGATCGGCCGGTTCGGGTAGTCCGACTGCGCTAGCGCCGAGCCCAGCGGCAGCGCCGCGCCGGCCAGGCCGGAAGCCACGCCCAGCAGCAATTGACGGCGTTTGATGTTCATGCGGGAAATATCCATCGTTGTCTCCTCTTGCGCCCGGGGCGCTGGCTATGGTCTGGTCGGCAATCTGGGTGCCGGCCTCGTGTCGGCTCGGTATGTTACCGGTAACATCGAAGCCGCATCGTAATCCATATTCTTTTGAATTGCTACAATCGGAGCCAAAATAATTCTGGAATTTCCTTTGACTAACAATCCGACTGGCAAAGCGCCGGCAGCCGAATCCATGCCGGCAAAGCGGGCGCGTCGCGGCTCGGGCGGCATAACCCTGCGCGAGCTGGCGCAGATGGTGGGCGTGACCAAGGTCACGATTTCCCGCGCGCTCAACACGCCCGAGCGGGTGTCGCCCGAAACGCTGCAGAAGATCCAAGAAGCGGTCCGCCAGACCGGTTACGTGCCCAACCTCGTGGCCGGCTCACTGGCGTCGAACCGCAGCCGGCTAGTGATGGCGCTGGTGCCGTCGCTGGCCGGCTCGGTATTCCAGGAAACCACCGAGGCCATGACCACCGCGCTGGCCGAGGCCGGCTACCAGCTCCTGATCGGTCAAAGCGGCTATGACAAGGCGCGTGAGGATGCGCTGATCGATGCCGTCATCGGTCGTCGTCCGGCCGGCATTGTGCTGACCGGCGTGATGCATTCGCCGGTATCGCGCGAGCGGCTGCGCGGCGCCGGCGTGCCGGTGGTCGAGACCTGGGACCTGACCGACACGCCGATCGACATGCTAGTCGGCTTTTCGCATGATGCGGTGGGCCAGGAGGCGGCGCGCTACCTGCATGGCCGCGGTGCCCGCCATGCAGCGGTGATCACGCCCGGCGACGCCCGCGCGCTGGTGCGCAGCGCCGCCTTCGGCAAGGCAATGCAGGCGCTGTGCGGCCGGCCGGTGCCGGTCTATGCCATGCCCTCGCCTACCCACCTTGGCAATGGCCGCGAGGCGCTGGCGCTGTTGCTGCAGGAGCATCCGGAGACGGACGCGGTGTTCTGCGGCGCCGACAGCTTGGCGCTAGGCGCACTGATCGAGGCGCGCGCCAAGAGCCTGGCGGTGCCTGGCCAGCTAAAGGTGCTGGGCTATGGCGACCAGAACTTCGCCCGCCACACCGACCCGTCGCTGTCGACCATGCGCATCGACGGCACCCAAATCGGCAAGCTGGCGGCGCGCATGCTGGTGGACCGCATCGAGGGGCGCGCGGTGGTGCATGAGAGCGTGGATGTGGGTTTCGAGCTGGTGGAGCGGGACAGCGCCTGAACTTGCGCAGGAAGGCCTAGCGGGTGCATCACCTCGCTGCATGCCTCCTGTGTGCCGCATGCATGAACCCGGTTGCCGGCACGGTCATTCCAGATCCTTGCCATGGCGTTTTCGCCACAGCACTTCGCCGACGAACAGCAGCAAGACAATGCCAACGCCGACCGCGCC is from Noviherbaspirillum sp. L7-7A and encodes:
- a CDS encoding LacI family DNA-binding transcriptional regulator produces the protein MPAKRARRGSGGITLRELAQMVGVTKVTISRALNTPERVSPETLQKIQEAVRQTGYVPNLVAGSLASNRSRLVMALVPSLAGSVFQETTEAMTTALAEAGYQLLIGQSGYDKAREDALIDAVIGRRPAGIVLTGVMHSPVSRERLRGAGVPVVETWDLTDTPIDMLVGFSHDAVGQEAARYLHGRGARHAAVITPGDARALVRSAAFGKAMQALCGRPVPVYAMPSPTHLGNGREALALLLQEHPETDAVFCGADSLALGALIEARAKSLAVPGQLKVLGYGDQNFARHTDPSLSTMRIDGTQIGKLAARMLVDRIEGRAVVHESVDVGFELVERDSA
- a CDS encoding NAD-dependent succinate-semialdehyde dehydrogenase — protein: MTLNIDNPALLCSQSLINGEWRHAADGRRLAVTNPASGELIAEVPDCTPQDAQAAVDAAQKAFAVFRHGVAKERAALLKRWHGLVMANQEDLARLMSLEQGKPLAESRTEVAYGASYIEWFAEEAKRADGDIIPQQSQNHRLLVIRQPVGVVAAITPWNFPMAMLARKIAPAIAAGCAVVCKPAEDTPLTALAMAKLLQQAGAPAGLINVLTTSRERAGPLADVWLADARVRKISFTGSTAVGKHLARESAGTLKRLSLELGGNAPFIVFDDADIDAAVAGLMVAKFRNAGQTCICPNRVYVQQAVYERFIGKLAEKVGSLTIGPAAGGRAEIGPLINARAVEKVEQHLKDALEQGARLVVGGQRHACPDAPNGHFFTPTVVADVTAAMRMSCEETFGPVVPVTSFATEAEVVEMANATPFGLAAYFYSRDIDRIWEVAEAIEAGMVAVNDGALSTEIAPFGGIKDSGYGREGSRYGLDEYMNIKYIRHGSLARRLPG
- a CDS encoding altronate dehydratase family protein, producing MNTVTDNHYTRSLIRLHDTDNVLIAKAQLSLGQPIDIDGATVRLRAQVPAGHKVAAHAIAKGNAIRKYDTIIGFASRDIEAGEHVHSHNIELREYERDPGFGLDVRPVDYVPQEQRASFMGIVRPDGQVGTRNFIGIFSSVNCSATAIKKIAEWFTPERLAAYPNVDGVVAFAQTSGCGMSSPSYHFDVLRRTIAGYVRHPNLAGALIVGLGCERNQVADLVSSQGLKEDGLLRTMVMQEVGGTRQTIEAGIAMVREMLPAANAVQRQKVPASHIKVGLECGGSDGFSGISANPALGAAMDILVRHGGTAILSETPEIHGVENMLTRRAVSPEVGQKLLDRLEWWKEYTRGQNAQFNGVVGHGNQQGGLANIFEKSLGSAMKGGTTPLQGVYEYAEPIDRAGFVFMDSPGYDPVAATGQIASGANLICFTTGRGSMFGSKPAPTIKLASNTAMYERLKEDMDINCGLVIDGEATMQQMGQIIFDEILRAASGAPTKSELLGLGDHEFIPWHLGVVS
- a CDS encoding tripartite tricarboxylate transporter substrate binding protein, with the translated sequence MNIKRRQLLLGVASGLAGAALPLGSALAQSDYPNRPITFLCPWPAGGTADVTMRALAKVLSDHLGQPVVFENRAGASGMIGARALAVAKPDGYTIGQIPISVTRFAQLGTVTFDPLKDFTYLARASGQTFGIVVRADSPYKTLADLVAAAKANPGKLTFASAGVAGATHVGMEEFLLAAGAKMNHIPYKGGAPALTDLMGGQVDALADSSSWAPYVEQGKLRLLATWGEQRPPRFAKAPTLKEAGYNLVVDAPNGIGAPAGLEPQVAEKLRVALKKAILSPEFKQACDRIDAPVMYQDADDYRKYVLSQYVHEKRLIEKLNLKEQIKNG